Below is a genomic region from Salvelinus sp. IW2-2015 linkage group LG18, ASM291031v2, whole genome shotgun sequence.
taaaaCAGAAATTATTCTTATATTTACATATACAGAATCCCTTTGCCTAtgaagactcaaaattgagctcaaggtgcaatcctgtttccattgatcatcctctgAGATTTtctaacaacttgattggagtcccactATGGTAAGGCAGATGAGAATGGGGACATGATTTTTCGACCCAAGCCCCAGCAACACCTACATAACAGCCCACGAGAAGTCCCAGAACCAAGTACCAGTAGACAAAAGACCCACAGCCCCAGACAAGCTTACAGCCCCAGAGACAAAGACCCTTAAGCCCAGAAGACAAAGACCCGATACAGCCCCAGGACAAGCCATACGCGAGAAAGACCACTACAGACCCCACAAGCCTATGCCTCCCAGAGCAAAAGACCCTACAGTCCGCCCCAGAGACAAAGACCCGCCTACAAGCCCCCAGAGACAAAGACCCCTTAACAGCCCCAGAAGACAAAGACCCCTACAGTGCCCCCAGAGTATCAAAGAGCCCTAACGCAGTCCCCGCAGAGACAAAGACTCCCGTACCGCCCCCATagacaaagaccacctacagtCCCCAGAGACAAAGACCCCTAACAGCCCCCCAGAGACAAAGACCTGCTACAGCGCCCCAGAGACTAAAGAACCCTACAGTCCCCACGACGCACAAAAGATTCCACGCTAAGACGCCCCTACAGCCAAGACAAAGACTCCTACAGGCCCCCAGAGACAAAGACCCTCACCACGTCCCCAGAGACTAACAGACCCCCCTACAGTCCCAAACACGACCGCGCTACGTCTAGACAACAAAGTCCGTTTCCTAAACAGTCCCCAGAGACAAAGACCCTAACAGTCCCAGAGACAAGAATTCCCTGACCAGCCGCAGAGAATCAAAGAGCCCGCCTACAAAACAGCCCAGAGACAAAGACCCTACAGCCCCCAGTTAGACAAAGATACCTAAAGTCCAGAGACAAAACCTACATCCAGACCAAGCTACATGTCCCCAGCAGACAAAGAGACCCCTACAGTCCCGAGAGACAAAAGACGCCCCTACAGCCCAGAGTAAAAGACCTCTACAGCCCCCAGAGACAAAGACCGCCTCTAACAGACCCCCAGAGACAAAGACCCCCTACAGCACGCCCAGAGACAAAAGACCCCCCTAGCAGTCCCCAAGAGACAAAGACCCTACAAAGCCCCAGAGACCAAAGACCCTCTACAGTACCCCAGAAGACAAAGTACCCCTAGCAGCCCCCAGAGCCACTCAACCAGACAGCCCTGTCAATCAAGCTTACAGTCCCGAGAGAACAAAGACCCTACAGCCCAAGAGCCAAAGAACTCTACAGCCCCAGAGCAAGACACCCTAAAGACCCCCATGACAGAGACCCCCCAACGCCAGAACAGAGACCCTTACAGCCCCAGAGAAGCCTACAGAGAACAGACTGCCAAGCCCCAGAGACAAGACTCTAGCCGCCACCCAGAGACAAAGACCCACTACAGCCACAGTCACGAACAAGACGTGCCGCACTACGTCCCCAGAGCAAAGACCACGACATTCAGCCCCCAGAGCAAAGACGCTCTACGCCCCCAGAGACAAAAGACCCCACAGCCCCCAGAGTCAAAGACTCCTACAGTCCCCAGAGACAAAGACCCCTACAGTCCCCAGAGGACAAAGACCTCCTACAGCCCCCAGAGACGAAAGACCCTACAGCCCCCAGAGACAAAGACCCTAATCCCCCCAGAGACAAAGACCCCCTACAGCCCCCAAGAGACAAAGACCCCTACAGTCCCCAGAAAGACTCCTACAGCCCAGAGACAAAGACTCCTAAGCCCCCAGAGACAAAGACCCCTACAGCCCCCAGAGACAAAGGACCGCTACAGTCCCCAGAGACAAAGACCCTACAAGTCCCCCAGAGACAAAGACCCCCTACAGCCCCCAGAAAGACAAAGACCCCTACAGCCCCAGAGACAAAGACCCTACAGTCCCCAGAGACAAAGACCCCTACAGCCTCAGAGACAAAGACCCCTACAAGCCCCCAGAGACAAAGACCCCTACAGCCCCCGACAAAGACCCCTACAGTCCCCAGAGACAGACCCCTACAGTCCCAGAGACCAAAGACCCTACAGTCCGCCAGAGACAAAGACCCCTACAGTCCCCAGAGACAAAGACCGCCTACAGTCCCCAGAGACAAAACAAGACCCCTACAGTCCCCCAGAGACAAAGACCCCTACAGCCCCCAGAGACAAAGACCCCTACAGTCCCAGAGACAAAAGACCCCTCAGTCCCAGAGACAAAGACCCCTACAGTCCCCAGAGACAAAGACCCCTACAGTCCCCAGAGACAAAGACCCCTACAGCCCCCAGAGCAAAGACCCTACAGCCCCCCAGAGACAAACCTACAGCCCCCAGAGACAAAGACCCCTACAGCCCCCAAGACAAAGACCCTACAGCCCCCAGAGACAAAGACCCCTACAGCCCCAAGAGACAAAGACCCCTACAGTCCCCAGAGACAAAGACCCCTACAGCCCCAGAGTCAAAGACTCCTACAGCCCCCAGAGACAAAGACCCCTACAGCCCCCGAGAGTCAAAGACTCCTACAGTCCCCAGAGACAAAGACCCCTACAGTCCCCAGAAGACAAAGACTCCTACAGCCCCCCAGAGACAAAGACCCCTACAGCCCCAGAGACAAAGACCCCTACAGCCCCCAGGACAAAGACCCTACAGCCCCCAGAGACAAAGACTCCTACAGCCCCCGAGACAAAGACTCCTACAGCCCCCAGAGACAAAGACCCCTACAGCCCCAGAGACAAAGACCCCTACACAGCCCCCAGAGACAAAGACCCCTACAGCCCCCAGAGAACAAGACCCCTACAGCCCCAGAGACAAAGACCCTACAGTCCCCAGAGACAAAGACCCCTACAGTCCCCAGAGACAAAGAGTACGCCCAGAGACAAGACCCCTACAGTCCCCAGAGACAAAGACCCCTACAGCCCCCTGAGCAAAGACCCCTACAGTCCCCAGAGTCAAAGACCCTACAACCTCCAGAGACAAAGAACCCCTACAGCCCCCAAGagacaaagaccacctacagcCCCACAGACAAACCCCTACAGCCAGAGCAAAGACTCCTACAGCCCCAGAGACAAAGACCCCTACAGCCCCACGAGACAAAGACTCCTACAGCCCCAGAGACAAAGACCCCTACAGCCCCCAGAGACAAAGACCCCTACAGCCCCCAGAGACAAAGACCCCTACAGCCCCCTGAGACAAAGACCCCTACAGCCCCCAGAGACCAAAGACTCCTATCAGCCCCCAGAGACAAAGACCCCTACAGCCCCAGAGACAAAGACCCCTACAGCCCCCTGAAGACAAAAGACCCCCTACAGTCCCCAGAGACAAAGACCCCTACAGCCCCCTGAGACAAAGACCCTACAGCCCCAGAGACAAAAGACCGCCACAGCCCTGAGACAAAGACCCCTACAGCCcccagagacaagagagaagagagaaaataaaggaTACAGCAATGAAAAGAGACAAAGGTCATGTCAGAGAGATTTGGATTTGACTtatggtatatgtgtgtgtgtgtgttgagggttCAGTGAGTGCCAGAGGAGAGTAGGACACTGGTGTGTGCCAGAGGAGAGTAGGACACTGgtgaaaatgtgtcattttgtgtTGAAGCAGTACTGAAGCAGTACTGAAGCAGTACTTAAGCAGTACTCGGAGAAAGGGGAACAGCTGTGgaaaggaggaaaagaggagTCTGTCGCTGTGACCAtaccaggggagaacgactgccaCCTTTCATAGACGCCACGGAAGTTCAAGCCCGACCGTGGTACTGCAGGCAATGTTAGCAGGAAACAGYATCctccattatagtgaatggaaatgtgCAATCTTCATGGTCAATCTTAGTGTTAATAAAAACCAAAAAttgaagacaatcatggtaccgaATTgtttctaatacaccagatgcccagtatgtccttgaaccgaatATTTTAAAATCGTACACAGAACAAGTTTAATTGccaatggcagcctgcagtaccctcgTTGGTCTtcaacatttttgtatttattagggatccccattagttcctgccaaggcagcagctactcttcctggggtccaaacacattatgGCATTTACATTACATGTAAACTAAAGATAAAACAATATATCATataacattgtttaaaaaaaaaaaaagtcacctttatttaaccaggtaggctagttgagaacaagttgtcatttacaactgcgacctggccaagataaagcaaagcagtgcgacagaaacaacaacacagagttacacatgggataaacaagcgtacagtcaataacacaatagaaaaaaagaaagtctatatacagtgtctgcaaatagcatgaggaggtaaggcaataaataggccatagtagcaaagtaattacaatttagcagattaacactggagtgatagatgagcagatgatgatgagcagatgatggtgtgtaagtagtgatactggtgtgcaaaagagcagcaaagtaaataaaaactatatGGGGAtgaatgaggtaggtagattgggtaggctatttacagatggactatgtacagctgcagcgatcggttagctgctcagatagctgatgtttaaagttagtgagggaaatgtaagtctccagcttcagcgatttttgcaattcgttccagtcattggcagcagagaactggaaggagaggcggccaaagggggtgttggctttggggatgaccagtgagatataccttctggagcgcgtgctacgggtgggtgttgttatcgtgaccagtgagctgagataaggcggagctttacctagcagagacttatagatgacctggagccagtgggtctggagatgtttgatatgagtctggaaggagagtttacagtctagccagactcctaggtatttgtagttgtccacgaaTTCTAGGTctgaaccgttcagagtagtgatgctggtcagGGGGGGGCGGGTGCGCGcaacgatcggttgaaaagcatgcatttgattttactagcgtttaagagcagttggaggccacggaaggagtgttgcatggcattgaagcttgtttggaggttagttaacacagtgtccaaagaagggccagatgtatacagaatggtgtcgtctgcatagaggtggatcagggaatcacccgcagcaagagcaacatcgttgatatatacagagaaaagagtcggccggagaattgaaccctg
It encodes:
- the LOC139029209 gene encoding proteoglycan 4-like codes for the protein MIFRPKPQQHLHNSPREVPEPKQKTLQSAPETKTRLQAPRDKDPLTAPEDKDPYSAPRVSKSPNAVPAETKTPTPRDKDPLQHAQRQKTPLAVPKRQRPYKAPETKDPLQYPRRQSTPSSPQSHSTRQPCQSSLQSRENKDPTAQEPKNSTAPEQDTLKTPMTETPQRQNRDPYSPREAYREQTAKPQRQDSSRHPETKTHYSHSHEQDVPHYVPRAKTTTFSPQSKDALRPQRQKTPQPPESKTPTVPRDKDPYSPQRTKTSYSPQRRKTLQPPETKTLIPPETKTPYSPQETKTPTRQRTATVPRDKDPTSPPETKTPYSPQKDKDPYSPRDKDPTVPRDKDPYSLRDKDPYKPPETKTPTAPDKDPYSPQRQTPTVPETKDPTVRQRQRPLQSPETKTAYSPQRQNKTPTVPQRQRPLQPPETKTPTVPETKDPSVPETKTPTVPRDKDPYSPQRQRPLQPPEQRPYSPPETNLQPPETKTPTAPKTKTLQPPETKTPTAPRDKDPYSPQRQRPLQPQSQRLLQPPETKTPTAPESQRLLQSPETKTPTVPRRQRLLQPPRDKDPYSPRDKDPYSPQDKDPTAPRDKDSYSPRDKDSYSPQRQRPLQPQRQRPLHSPQRQRPLQPPENKTPTAPETKTLQSPETKTPTVPRDKEYAQRQDPYSPQRQRPLQPPEQRPLQSPESKTLQPPETKNPYSPQETKTTYSPTDKPLQPEQRLLQPQRQRPLQPHETKTPTAPETKTPTAPRDKDPYSPQRQRPLQPPETKTPTAPRDQRLLSAPRDKDPYSPRDKDPYSPLKTKDPLQSPETKTPTAP